Proteins encoded within one genomic window of Streptomyces sp. NBC_00523:
- the rarD gene encoding EamA family transporter RarD, giving the protein MQGTNEQRAGLLSGFAAYGMWGLVPLYWPLLKPAGAVEILAHRMVWSLGVVAVLLLVLRRWSWIGPLLRQPHKLGMLAIAASTITVNWGLYIWAVNSGHVVEASLGYFINPLVTIAMGVLLLGERLRPAQWAAVATGVVAVLVLAVGYGKPPWISLILAFSFATYGLVKKKVAMGGLESLTVETAVLFLPALGYLIWLGAQGTSTLTSEGAGHTALLASTGVVTAVPLILFGAAAIRIPLSTIGLLQYMTPIAQFLLGVAYFHEEMPPERWAGFALVWVALIVLTWDALRTARRNRAQAQAARLAATATAAPASAERIEAAPGTTPGAGTECRS; this is encoded by the coding sequence GTGCAGGGGACGAATGAGCAACGGGCCGGACTCCTCTCCGGCTTCGCCGCGTACGGGATGTGGGGCCTCGTCCCGCTGTACTGGCCGCTGCTGAAACCGGCCGGGGCGGTCGAGATCCTGGCCCACCGCATGGTGTGGTCGCTCGGTGTGGTGGCGGTCCTGCTGCTGGTGCTGCGCCGGTGGTCCTGGATCGGCCCGCTGCTGCGGCAGCCGCACAAGCTGGGGATGCTCGCCATCGCGGCCTCCACGATCACCGTCAACTGGGGCCTGTACATCTGGGCCGTGAACAGCGGCCATGTGGTCGAGGCATCCCTCGGCTACTTCATCAACCCGCTGGTCACCATCGCCATGGGCGTCCTGCTCCTGGGCGAGCGGCTGCGCCCCGCGCAGTGGGCGGCGGTCGCCACCGGCGTCGTGGCGGTGCTCGTGCTGGCCGTCGGTTACGGGAAGCCGCCGTGGATCTCGCTGATCCTGGCGTTCTCCTTCGCGACGTACGGCCTGGTCAAGAAGAAGGTCGCCATGGGCGGCCTGGAATCGCTCACCGTCGAGACCGCCGTGCTCTTCCTGCCCGCGCTCGGCTATCTGATCTGGCTGGGCGCGCAGGGCACCTCGACCCTGACCTCCGAGGGCGCCGGGCACACCGCGCTCCTCGCTTCGACCGGTGTGGTCACGGCGGTGCCGCTGATCCTGTTCGGGGCCGCCGCGATCCGCATCCCGCTCTCGACCATCGGGCTGCTCCAGTACATGACCCCGATCGCCCAGTTCCTGCTGGGCGTCGCCTACTTCCACGAGGAGATGCCGCCGGAGCGGTGGGCCGGGTTCGCCCTGGTGTGGGTGGCGCTGATCGTCCTCACCTGGGACGCGCTGCGGACCGCCCGCCGCAACCGGGCCCAGGCGCAGGCGGCACGGCTGGCCGCGACGGCGACGGCCGCTCCGGCGAGCGCCGAGCGGATCGAGGCCGCACCCGGCACAACCCCGGGCGCCGGGACAGAATGCCGGTCATGA
- a CDS encoding MarR family winged helix-turn-helix transcriptional regulator, with translation MRGMADKAAATTAPSRIRPLPSWLLGRAAARGRSLVADALAAHGMKMWHHVVLAAAEDLEPVAQADLGRAVALDPKDLVGILNDLQEESLIVRAPDPNDRRKNAVSVTAAGRRRLEECTAAGDRANAELLARLGPDERVRFLDMLRRISGAGLD, from the coding sequence ATGCGAGGCATGGCAGACAAGGCAGCAGCGACGACGGCCCCGAGCCGCATCCGCCCGCTCCCGAGCTGGCTCCTGGGCCGGGCGGCGGCGCGGGGCCGGTCCCTGGTGGCGGATGCGCTGGCCGCGCACGGCATGAAGATGTGGCACCACGTGGTGCTCGCGGCGGCCGAGGACCTGGAACCGGTCGCCCAGGCCGACCTGGGCCGCGCGGTCGCGCTCGACCCGAAGGACCTGGTCGGCATCCTGAACGACCTTCAGGAAGAGTCCCTGATCGTCCGCGCCCCGGACCCGAACGACCGCCGCAAGAACGCGGTGAGCGTGACGGCGGCGGGGCGCCGCCGCCTGGAGGAGTGCACGGCGGCGGGCGACCGCGCCAACGCGGAACTGCTGGCCCGCCTGGGCCCCGACGAGCGGGTCCGGTTCCTGGACATGCTGCGCCGGATCAGCGGGGCCGGGCTCGACTAG
- a CDS encoding DUF397 domain-containing protein gives MTTESPRWHTSSHSNNGGACVQVATNLVPATGTVPVRDSKNPTGPALGLSADAYAAFVTGIKDGGFNTL, from the coding sequence GTGACGACCGAATCACCCCGCTGGCACACCTCCTCGCACAGCAACAACGGCGGCGCCTGCGTCCAGGTCGCCACCAACCTGGTTCCGGCCACCGGCACCGTCCCGGTCCGGGACTCCAAGAACCCGACCGGCCCCGCCCTCGGCCTCAGCGCCGACGCATACGCGGCCTTCGTTACGGGCATCAAGGACGGCGGGTTCAACACCCTCTGA
- a CDS encoding helix-turn-helix domain-containing protein, whose protein sequence is MNRKQLNPEDSPVAAFGERLRRLRDERGWTQDELGEIMGYSGTHISAAETGRRSPTPRFANRADRAFGTGDMFERHARTARDTALLEGFPEYMGHEARAAEIRLYEVGVMPGLLQTPEYATALAESAVKRGTITPDQALQRVELVAQRQASLLRPNPPLVLVVLDESCLRRPVGGPDTMNAQLDRLLEFAELPNTVFQIAPFTMGVRRPFDLPLYILTMPDRSLVSYAESAQQGHLERESTLVLPLLTAYHQLQAESDSQSASVAMIEQLRKGTP, encoded by the coding sequence ATGAACCGCAAGCAGCTGAATCCCGAGGATTCACCGGTCGCCGCCTTCGGCGAGCGTCTTCGCAGGTTACGAGACGAGCGCGGGTGGACCCAGGATGAACTGGGGGAGATCATGGGGTACTCGGGGACCCATATTTCCGCCGCCGAAACTGGTCGCCGATCCCCAACTCCCCGCTTCGCGAACAGAGCTGACAGGGCCTTCGGGACCGGAGACATGTTCGAGCGCCACGCGCGCACGGCACGGGACACAGCCCTTCTGGAGGGCTTCCCGGAGTACATGGGGCACGAGGCCCGGGCCGCCGAGATCCGGCTCTACGAGGTGGGCGTCATGCCCGGCCTGCTTCAGACCCCGGAGTATGCGACGGCCCTGGCGGAGAGCGCCGTAAAGCGAGGCACGATCACACCCGACCAGGCGCTTCAGCGAGTGGAGCTCGTGGCGCAGAGGCAGGCATCCTTGCTGCGCCCAAATCCGCCACTGGTGCTGGTGGTTCTCGACGAGAGCTGCCTCCGACGCCCCGTCGGCGGACCAGACACCATGAACGCCCAGCTGGACCGCCTTCTGGAGTTCGCGGAGCTGCCGAACACCGTCTTCCAGATCGCCCCGTTCACCATGGGGGTCCGCCGCCCGTTCGACCTGCCGCTCTACATACTGACGATGCCTGATCGGTCACTGGTGTCCTACGCCGAGTCGGCGCAGCAGGGCCACCTTGAGCGGGAAAGCACGTTAGTGCTACCGCTGCTGACGGCCTACCATCAACTTCAGGCCGAGTCGGACTCTCAGTCAGCGTCCGTGGCCATGATCGAGCAGTTGCGAAAGGGCACTCCGTGA
- a CDS encoding peptidoglycan-binding domain-containing protein, whose protein sequence is MPTLPQAVRAAAVTGAALAAVALAGPAQASTSAGYVAYGDTGTAVRCVQTAVNVSNVQGDITVDGIWGARTETAVKTFQLINIWGVDPVHGDPVFLTADGVVGPYTGDVMLRYIADNAPGMKSVCSAALPTTH, encoded by the coding sequence ATGCCCACGCTGCCCCAGGCCGTCCGCGCCGCCGCCGTCACCGGAGCCGCGCTGGCCGCCGTCGCCCTCGCCGGACCGGCCCAGGCGTCCACGAGCGCCGGTTACGTCGCGTACGGCGACACCGGAACCGCCGTCAGGTGCGTCCAGACCGCCGTCAACGTGTCGAACGTGCAGGGCGACATCACGGTCGACGGCATCTGGGGGGCTCGCACGGAGACCGCCGTGAAGACGTTCCAGCTGATCAACATCTGGGGCGTGGACCCGGTCCACGGGGACCCGGTCTTCCTCACCGCGGACGGTGTCGTCGGGCCCTACACGGGCGACGTGATGCTCCGTTACATCGCCGACAACGCACCCGGCATGAAGAGCGTCTGCTCCGCCGCCCTGCCCACCACCCACTGA
- a CDS encoding SDR family oxidoreductase produces the protein MSIVVTGATGALGRLVVEHLLTAVPASEVAAVVRDKEKAAGLAARGVELRIADYDRPETLKDAFHAGDRVLLISGNQVGSRVAQHTAVIDAAKAAGVAQLAYTGILGGPEADFTLADEHRATEQLILDSGLPYTFLRNGWYTENQTENLAPVLAHGAVVGSAGEGRIAYASRDDYAAAAAAVLTGEGHLNRAYELSGDTALSYADYAAVVAKVTGKEIVHNDVPAAVHQEILTGAGLPEGFAAILVDVDQAVRRGRLAGTSGDLARLIGRPTTPVSDTVAAAVAAL, from the coding sequence ATGAGCATCGTCGTCACCGGAGCCACCGGAGCACTCGGCCGTCTCGTCGTCGAGCACCTGCTGACCGCCGTCCCCGCCTCCGAGGTCGCCGCCGTGGTCCGCGACAAGGAGAAGGCCGCCGGCCTCGCCGCCCGGGGCGTCGAGCTGCGCATCGCCGACTACGACCGCCCCGAGACCCTGAAGGACGCCTTCCACGCCGGTGACCGGGTCCTCCTCATCTCCGGCAACCAGGTCGGCAGCCGCGTCGCCCAGCACACCGCGGTCATCGACGCAGCCAAGGCGGCGGGCGTCGCCCAGCTCGCGTACACCGGGATCCTCGGCGGACCCGAGGCGGACTTCACGCTGGCCGACGAGCACCGCGCGACCGAGCAGCTGATCCTGGACTCCGGCCTGCCGTACACCTTCCTGCGCAACGGCTGGTACACGGAGAACCAGACCGAGAACCTGGCCCCGGTCCTGGCGCACGGCGCGGTCGTCGGCAGCGCGGGCGAGGGCCGTATCGCGTACGCCTCCCGCGACGACTACGCGGCCGCCGCTGCCGCCGTCCTGACCGGCGAGGGCCACCTCAACCGCGCGTACGAGCTGAGCGGCGACACCGCCCTGTCCTACGCCGACTACGCGGCCGTGGTCGCGAAGGTCACCGGCAAGGAGATCGTCCACAACGACGTCCCGGCCGCCGTCCACCAGGAGATCCTGACCGGCGCCGGGCTGCCCGAGGGCTTCGCGGCAATCCTGGTCGATGTGGACCAGGCCGTCCGGCGCGGGCGCCTGGCGGGCACCAGTGGCGACCTGGCCCGTCTGATCGGCCGCCCGACGACCCCGGTGTCCGACACGGTCGCCGCCGCGGTCGCCGCGCTCTGA
- a CDS encoding HAD family hydrolase, with protein sequence MPIPPAYALVATDLDGTLLRGDDTVSPRTRASLALARAAGARHLVVTGRPVPGVRELLDGLGYEGLAVCGQGTQVYDAGARRTVRAVTLDREAAGAALGKIEAQVGQVFAAVDQDGAAGRTLIEPGYRLPHATLPAQRTRHRDELWAEPVIKVLIRHPELSDEALTAEARAVVGDLATVTHSGPGTVELQPYGIDKGAGIALAAEELGVDPRTAIAFGDMPNDLPMFRSCGYGVAMGNAHPELRAAADEVTLSNEEDGIAVVLERLFG encoded by the coding sequence ATGCCCATCCCACCCGCATATGCCCTCGTCGCGACCGACCTGGACGGCACCCTGCTGCGCGGCGACGACACCGTCAGCCCTCGCACCCGCGCCTCGCTCGCCCTGGCCCGCGCTGCGGGCGCCCGCCACCTCGTCGTCACCGGGCGGCCCGTGCCCGGCGTGCGGGAGCTGCTGGACGGACTCGGGTACGAGGGGCTGGCCGTCTGCGGTCAGGGGACGCAGGTGTACGACGCCGGGGCGCGGCGCACCGTGCGGGCCGTCACGCTCGACCGGGAGGCGGCCGGGGCCGCGCTCGGGAAGATCGAGGCCCAGGTGGGACAGGTCTTCGCCGCCGTCGACCAGGACGGGGCCGCGGGGCGCACGCTCATCGAGCCCGGCTACCGGCTGCCGCACGCCACGCTCCCCGCACAGCGCACCCGGCACCGGGACGAGCTGTGGGCCGAGCCCGTCATCAAGGTGCTCATCCGGCACCCCGAGCTGAGCGACGAGGCGCTGACCGCCGAGGCCCGCGCGGTCGTCGGAGACCTCGCCACGGTGACGCACTCGGGCCCCGGAACCGTCGAGCTCCAGCCGTACGGCATCGACAAGGGCGCCGGAATCGCGCTCGCCGCCGAGGAGCTGGGCGTCGACCCGCGCACCGCCATCGCCTTCGGCGACATGCCCAACGACCTGCCGATGTTCCGCAGCTGCGGCTACGGCGTCGCCATGGGCAACGCCCACCCGGAGCTCCGCGCGGCGGCCGACGAGGTGACGCTCTCCAACGAGGAGGACGGGATAGCGGTCGTCCTGGAACGCCTCTTCGGCTGA
- a CDS encoding DUF397 domain-containing protein, whose product MAAETPRWYTSSYSDNGGACVAVATNLVASTGTVPVRDSKLPDGPALGPRADVFAAFVAGVKRDAFGTA is encoded by the coding sequence GTGGCCGCCGAAACCCCCCGCTGGTACACCTCCTCGTACAGCGACAACGGCGGCGCGTGCGTCGCGGTCGCCACCAACCTCGTCGCCTCCACCGGCACCGTCCCCGTCCGGGACTCCAAACTCCCGGACGGGCCCGCCCTCGGGCCCCGGGCCGACGTCTTCGCCGCCTTCGTCGCGGGCGTCAAGCGCGACGCGTTCGGCACGGCCTAG
- a CDS encoding peptidoglycan recognition protein family protein, which translates to MTALDRPHPHPRRRAVLTGTLALGAAALLPLAAPGRARAATGPVISDCAAWGARQPSSPVKTLATPPQKIIVHHTATPNSTDYSQNQAFSLARIMQNDQMDERGWIDTGQHFTISRGAYVTEGRHGSLAALQGGTRQVESAHCTGQNTVAVGIENEGTYMTVDPRGEQYARLVELCAHICRQYGIPAYQIYGHRDFNSTDCPGDRLYALLPQLRQDVAARVGGDPAPAVWPVLSTGNTGERVRTLQLLLNGRGAALTADGDYGPATQAAVLAFQKKETATPDGVAGLQTWNQLASPARQGDSGTAVEAAQRQLAAHGIATDVDGAFGPGTAASVARFQTTRSLPADGVVDARTWSRLVA; encoded by the coding sequence ATGACCGCGCTCGACCGACCCCACCCGCACCCGCGCCGCCGGGCCGTACTCACCGGAACACTCGCGCTCGGCGCCGCCGCGCTGCTGCCGCTCGCCGCGCCGGGGCGGGCGCGGGCCGCGACCGGGCCCGTGATCTCCGACTGCGCGGCCTGGGGCGCCCGGCAGCCCAGCAGCCCGGTGAAGACCCTGGCCACACCGCCGCAGAAGATCATCGTCCACCACACCGCGACCCCCAACAGCACGGACTACTCGCAGAACCAGGCGTTCTCGCTGGCCCGGATCATGCAGAACGACCAGATGGACGAGCGGGGGTGGATCGACACCGGGCAGCACTTCACGATCAGCCGGGGCGCGTACGTGACGGAGGGCCGGCACGGCAGCCTCGCCGCGCTCCAGGGCGGGACGCGGCAGGTGGAGTCGGCGCACTGCACCGGGCAGAACACCGTGGCCGTCGGCATCGAGAACGAGGGCACGTACATGACGGTCGACCCACGCGGCGAGCAGTACGCCCGCCTCGTGGAGCTGTGCGCGCACATCTGCCGCCAGTACGGGATTCCCGCGTACCAGATCTACGGCCACCGCGACTTCAACAGCACCGACTGCCCCGGCGACCGCCTCTACGCACTCCTGCCGCAGCTGCGCCAGGACGTCGCGGCCCGCGTCGGCGGCGACCCGGCCCCGGCGGTGTGGCCCGTGCTCTCGACCGGGAACACCGGCGAGCGCGTCCGTACGCTCCAGCTCCTGCTGAACGGGCGCGGCGCCGCGCTCACGGCTGATGGCGACTACGGCCCCGCGACCCAGGCCGCGGTGCTCGCCTTCCAGAAGAAGGAGACCGCGACCCCGGACGGCGTGGCGGGCCTCCAGACCTGGAACCAACTGGCCTCGCCCGCCCGGCAGGGCGACTCCGGCACGGCGGTGGAGGCCGCCCAGCGCCAGCTCGCGGCGCACGGCATCGCGACGGACGTCGACGGCGCCTTCGGACCCGGGACCGCGGCGAGCGTGGCGCGGTTCCAGACGACCCGGTCGCTGCCCGCCGACGGCGTCGTGGACGCCCGCACGTGGAGCCGGCTCGTCGCGTAA
- a CDS encoding carboxymuconolactone decarboxylase family protein: MENRLKDKNAADPDVWTAVRHLHQAIASGGVGPRILALVHLRVSQINGCSACVFAAVAAGKKAGDTDERLHTVAAWREAPFYTDAERAALALAEGATRLQDGAPGVTDEIWDEVCAQFTEQQIGALNLEIALTNFFNRINRTIKEPAGKTWG; this comes from the coding sequence GTGGAAAACCGCCTCAAGGACAAGAACGCCGCCGACCCCGATGTCTGGACCGCCGTCCGCCACCTCCACCAGGCGATTGCCTCCGGCGGCGTCGGCCCCAGGATCCTCGCCCTCGTCCACCTGCGCGTCAGCCAGATCAACGGCTGCTCGGCCTGCGTCTTCGCCGCCGTCGCCGCAGGCAAGAAGGCCGGTGACACCGACGAGCGACTTCACACCGTCGCGGCCTGGCGCGAAGCGCCCTTCTATACGGACGCCGAGCGCGCCGCGCTGGCCCTCGCCGAGGGAGCCACCCGCCTCCAGGACGGCGCCCCAGGCGTCACCGACGAAATCTGGGACGAGGTCTGCGCCCAGTTCACGGAGCAGCAGATCGGTGCCCTCAACCTCGAAATCGCCCTGACCAACTTCTTCAACCGCATCAACCGCACGATCAAGGAACCCGCCGGAAAGACGTGGGGCTGA
- a CDS encoding sigma-70 family RNA polymerase sigma factor, protein MTLAEAFEAHRDRLRAVAYRMLGSHADAEDAVQEAWLRLSRQDVGEIDNLGGWLTTVVGRISLDVLRSGRRRPEVSYDDGPEYVVTPDGTAAPEELAAIGDSVGVALLTVLDTLRPDERLAFVLHDVFAVPFAEVGPILGKSADATKMLASRARRKVQGAQQPARPDRRQREVVQAFLAAAREGRFERLLEVLHPEVKLTAHTPDGTHVVLGATEVATRARVAAAAAHGHPTTYNGLPAILARTPEGTPQSLLTFTVTGDRITDITAVADPARLARMDLPDVG, encoded by the coding sequence ATGACGTTGGCCGAGGCGTTCGAGGCCCACCGCGACCGGCTGAGGGCGGTCGCGTACCGGATGCTCGGGTCGCACGCGGACGCGGAGGACGCGGTGCAGGAGGCGTGGCTGCGGCTGTCGCGGCAGGACGTGGGGGAGATCGACAACCTGGGCGGCTGGCTGACGACGGTGGTGGGCCGGATCAGCCTGGACGTGCTGCGGTCGGGGCGGCGGCGCCCGGAGGTGTCGTACGACGACGGGCCGGAGTACGTGGTGACGCCGGACGGCACCGCCGCGCCGGAGGAGCTGGCGGCGATCGGGGACTCCGTGGGGGTCGCGCTGCTCACGGTGCTGGACACGCTGCGGCCGGACGAACGGCTGGCGTTCGTGCTGCACGATGTGTTCGCGGTGCCGTTCGCGGAGGTGGGCCCGATCCTGGGCAAGTCGGCGGACGCGACGAAGATGCTGGCGAGCCGGGCGCGGCGGAAGGTCCAGGGGGCCCAGCAGCCGGCGAGGCCGGACCGGCGGCAGCGCGAGGTGGTCCAGGCGTTCCTGGCGGCGGCGCGCGAGGGCCGGTTCGAGCGATTGCTGGAGGTCCTGCACCCCGAGGTGAAGCTGACCGCGCACACCCCGGACGGCACGCACGTGGTGCTCGGCGCGACGGAGGTGGCCACGAGGGCCCGCGTGGCGGCTGCCGCGGCCCACGGCCACCCGACCACGTACAACGGCCTCCCCGCGATCCTCGCCCGCACCCCGGAAGGCACCCCGCAGTCCCTCCTCACCTTCACGGTCACGGGCGACCGCATCACGGACATCACGGCGGTGGCGGACCCGGCGCGACTGGCGCGGATGGACTTGCCGGACGTGGGGTGA
- a CDS encoding peptidoglycan-binding domain-containing protein, translated as MRRAASVLTAVFAALLATLLIVPAAQAAGWPVVQSGDKGADVTTVQHLLTARGYSTTADGDFGPSTVSSVRGFQSANGLSADGAVGPASWPKLIVTVSNGSNGSAVKALQVQLNKYGGGLTVDGAFGAGTEAKVRAFQQSKGLSPVDGIAGPATWEALLSGSGSGSGGGSGTLTHAQAAAQFNAAGIGWVSSGNCSDRTKSTCTSFDGLRATTANGAVALKQAVGGCTLTITGGTETGHASGTYSHGNGYKLDFQRVACLTSHITGTFTHTGTRSDGAALYTAPSGNIYADEGSHWDVTFVG; from the coding sequence ATGAGACGCGCAGCGTCCGTCCTCACCGCGGTGTTCGCCGCACTCCTCGCCACCCTGCTCATCGTCCCGGCCGCCCAGGCCGCCGGCTGGCCCGTCGTGCAGAGCGGCGACAAGGGCGCCGACGTCACGACCGTCCAGCACCTGCTGACCGCGCGCGGCTACAGCACCACCGCCGACGGGGACTTCGGCCCCTCCACCGTGAGCAGCGTCCGCGGCTTCCAGAGCGCCAACGGCCTGTCCGCCGACGGCGCGGTCGGCCCCGCCTCCTGGCCGAAGCTCATCGTGACCGTCAGCAACGGCAGCAACGGCTCGGCCGTCAAGGCCCTTCAGGTCCAGCTCAACAAGTACGGCGGCGGGCTCACGGTGGACGGGGCCTTCGGCGCCGGGACCGAGGCGAAGGTGCGCGCGTTCCAGCAGTCCAAGGGCCTGAGCCCGGTCGACGGCATCGCCGGCCCGGCCACCTGGGAGGCGCTGCTCTCCGGCTCCGGGTCCGGGTCCGGCGGCGGCAGCGGCACCCTGACGCACGCCCAGGCCGCCGCCCAGTTCAACGCGGCCGGTATCGGCTGGGTCTCCTCCGGCAACTGCTCGGACCGCACCAAGAGCACCTGCACCTCGTTCGACGGGCTGCGTGCCACCACGGCCAACGGGGCGGTCGCGCTGAAGCAGGCGGTGGGCGGCTGCACGCTCACCATCACCGGCGGCACCGAGACCGGGCACGCCTCGGGCACGTACAGCCACGGCAACGGCTACAAGCTGGACTTCCAGCGGGTGGCGTGCCTGACCAGCCACATCACCGGCACCTTCACGCACACCGGCACCCGCAGCGACGGCGCCGCGCTCTACACCGCCCCGTCCGGCAACATCTACGCGGACGAGGGCAGCCACTGGGACGTGACCTTCGTCGGCTGA
- a CDS encoding VOC family protein — MPVMTFEWKVVIDAVDPHAQAGFWAQALGYEIEDNSPLIEKLLGVGAVPEALTTTAHGRRAWLDLAAVRHPDDPYDEESGAGHGRRLLFQRVPEPKTVKNRLHLDLHAGPERREAEVARVVGLGAKVEREVEEPGGRWTVLTDPEGNEFCVQ, encoded by the coding sequence ATGCCGGTCATGACCTTTGAGTGGAAAGTCGTCATCGACGCCGTCGACCCGCACGCGCAGGCCGGCTTCTGGGCTCAGGCCCTCGGCTACGAGATCGAGGACAACAGTCCCCTGATCGAAAAGCTCCTGGGCGTCGGGGCCGTACCCGAAGCGCTCACCACCACCGCGCACGGCCGCCGCGCCTGGCTCGACCTGGCGGCGGTACGGCACCCCGACGACCCGTACGACGAGGAGAGCGGCGCCGGGCACGGCCGCCGCCTGCTCTTTCAGCGCGTCCCCGAGCCGAAGACCGTCAAGAACCGCCTCCACCTCGACCTGCACGCGGGCCCGGAGCGCCGCGAGGCCGAGGTGGCGCGGGTGGTCGGCCTGGGCGCGAAGGTCGAGCGCGAGGTCGAGGAGCCGGGGGGCCGGTGGACGGTGCTCACGGACCCCGAGGGCAACGAATTCTGCGTGCAGTAG
- a CDS encoding quinone oxidoreductase family protein gives MRRIRYEHSGGPEVLFEEDVPVPTPGPGELLVKVEAVGVTLPVVRKVRENREPVPLGGEVAGEVVALGDGVDAHAVGDRVTGLCFGHGYAEYAVLHQAMASAVPAGATAQDAVALVRSGVVALGALESARPEKGESVLVTAAASGVGHLALQLARIRGAPRVVAAVGDPAKADFVRSLGADEVVTYKDESWGEPCDIVLDAVGGDLLPRAVLALTPGGRLVAYSSGGGTIDAYDLLVGGKSVIGFQVAHIARTRPARYAAWIAELWALHAEGTLRPAVHAAHPLADAALAHATIENRLNRGKVVLTVP, from the coding sequence ATGCGGCGCATTCGGTACGAACACAGCGGCGGGCCCGAGGTGTTGTTCGAGGAGGACGTGCCCGTTCCCACGCCCGGCCCCGGCGAACTCCTCGTCAAGGTGGAGGCGGTCGGCGTCACCCTCCCGGTGGTGCGGAAGGTGCGCGAGAACCGGGAGCCCGTCCCACTCGGCGGCGAGGTCGCCGGGGAGGTGGTCGCGCTCGGGGACGGGGTGGACGCGCACGCCGTCGGCGACCGGGTCACCGGTCTCTGCTTCGGGCACGGGTACGCCGAATACGCCGTGCTCCACCAGGCCATGGCGTCGGCCGTCCCCGCCGGGGCCACCGCCCAGGACGCCGTCGCGCTCGTCCGCAGCGGGGTCGTCGCGCTGGGGGCGCTGGAGTCCGCGCGGCCGGAGAAGGGCGAGTCGGTCCTCGTCACAGCAGCCGCGAGCGGCGTCGGGCACCTGGCCCTCCAGCTCGCCCGGATCCGGGGCGCGCCCCGGGTCGTCGCGGCCGTGGGCGATCCGGCGAAGGCGGACTTCGTGCGGTCGCTCGGGGCCGACGAGGTGGTGACGTACAAGGACGAGAGCTGGGGCGAGCCCTGCGACATCGTGCTGGACGCGGTCGGCGGCGACCTCCTCCCCCGCGCCGTCCTCGCACTCACCCCCGGCGGCCGCCTCGTCGCGTACAGCTCGGGCGGCGGCACGATCGACGCGTACGACCTCCTCGTCGGCGGCAAGTCGGTCATCGGCTTCCAGGTGGCCCACATCGCCCGGACCCGGCCCGCGCGCTACGCCGCCTGGATCGCCGAGCTGTGGGCGCTGCACGCGGAGGGCACCCTGCGCCCCGCCGTTCACGCGGCCCACCCGCTGGCGGACGCGGCCCTCGCCCACGCGACGATCGAGAACCGCCTCAACCGCGGCAAGGTCGTCCTGACGGTCCCGTAG